The DNA region TGTGTGTGCTGCTGCAGACCCAATTGCAGAACCGGCGGACCCTGCGTCAGCTGAAGCTGCTCAACCGTGAATTGCGCGACGGACTGGCCCAGCAGTCCCTGCAGGTCCAGCAGCTGGAACTGCGCCTGCGGGCCAAACAGCGCGAACTGGACGACGCCGAAACCGCGGCCGCCGAATCCTCGCGGCTCAAGGTGGAATTCCTCGCCTCGATGTCACACGAACTGCGCACACCGCTGAACGCGATCAAGGGCTATACCTCGATCGTGCTCAAGGAAGAAGGCCTCAGCGCGCGCCAGCAACTGAGCCTGGAACGGGTGCGCACCAGTTCCGACACCCTGCTGAAACTGATCAACGACATCCTCGACTATTCGCGCATGGAATCCGGCAAGCTCAGCCTGGATCTGGAACTGGTGAATGCCAGTTCGATCGCACGGGAAACCGTGGCCCATCTGGAACCCCTGGCACACGAGCGGGAACTGGACTTCGGCCTGCAGTCGCCGGACCCCGACATCTACGCGGTGCTGGATCGCAGCAAGCTGGAACGGATTCTGATCAATCTGCTGGGCAACGCGATCAAGTTCACCGATCGGGGTTCCGTCGCCCTGGTGCTGTTCCGACGCGAAGGCATGCTGGTCTTCGAAGTGCGCGACACGGGCATCGGGATCCATCCCGACGAGCGTCAATTGATCTTCCAGCATTTCCGCCAGGGTGACGGCTCCAGCAAGCGCCAGCATGGCGGAACCGGGCTGGGTCTGGCGATCACCGCGCGCCTGGTGGAACTGCTGGGCGGGCGGCTGGAGCTGGACTCGGAACTGGGCCGGGGCAGCACCTTCAGAGTCTACCTGCCGATCTTCCTGGACCTGGACACCGCCCGTCAGGTGCTGGATCCGCGCAGTGAGAGTCCCCAGCCGGCCTGAGGCCCCGAAAACCCGGGCCGGCCCCACGCCTTTCCATGCTGGCCCCACATTCCGCAGCCATCTTTTCCTATCTTCAGCGCTTTGCTTCCGAAGCACGCTTCGGACAGGCCTGGCCAAGGGATGGGAATGAACCGTTTGCTCTTCTTCGCCTCCGAGCGACAGGGGGACAGGGTGCTGCTCAGTGCGGCCCAGGCGGTTCACCTGCGCGAGGTTCTGCGGGCCACCGCGGGCCAGCGTCTGCGGGCCGGTATCGTCAACGGGACTCCCGGCAGCATTCTGGTGAACGACCTGTTGCCCGGGGCGGAGGCCCGTTTCCATGAGGAAGCGGATCAGCCGCAGGAAGACAGTCTGGGCCTTGATGTGGTTCTGGCCCTGCCCCGACCCCAGACCTTGCGCAAGGTGCTGCTGGCTCTGCCCCAGCTTGGCGTCGAGCGCCTTTTTCTGGTGCGCAGCGCCCGCGTGGAGAAGAGCTTCTTCGCCTCGCCCCTGCTCAGCGACGGGGAATGGCGACGCCACCTGCTGGCGGGCATGGAGCAGGCAGGAAGCTGTCGGATGCCGCGCATCGAACTGCATCCATTGTTTCGCCCCTTCGTGGAAGACCGGCT from Candidatus Delongbacteria bacterium includes:
- a CDS encoding 16S rRNA (uracil(1498)-N(3))-methyltransferase; protein product: MNRLLFFASERQGDRVLLSAAQAVHLREVLRATAGQRLRAGIVNGTPGSILVNDLLPGAEARFHEEADQPQEDSLGLDVVLALPRPQTLRKVLLALPQLGVERLFLVRSARVEKSFFASPLLSDGEWRRHLLAGMEQAGSCRMPRIELHPLFRPFVEDRLPEVLAPSTRRLLPHPGSAPGLGALWGQTLPGRICLAIGPEGGWQDHELEHFNAAGFEEHSLGARILRVETALSVLAGQVALLRQGAPMQASPVKSSTKETR